The following are from one region of the Erwinia billingiae Eb661 genome:
- the tolA gene encoding cell envelope integrity protein TolA, with translation MSKATEQNDKLKRAIIFSVILHVLVIAVLIWSSFDEHIDASSGGGGGDIDAVMVDPGAIVDQYNRQQNQQSDSKRADNQRKKQAQQQAEELQQKQAAEQQRLKELEKERLQAQQDAKQQAAAQAAEQKQAQDAAKQAQEEQKQAEMAAAKAKSDAKAQADAQAKSAAEAQKKAEAEAKQAAADAQKKAEAEAKKVAAEAKKQADAEAKEAAAEAAKVKAAADAKAKATADAKAKAAEEAKEAKAAAAKEAAEAKEKAAEEAKAKAEASAKAKADAAAKAKAAADAKKKAAADAAKDTSDVDDLLGGLSSGKNAPKQGKSGGAAAGQGNQKKAGASGAAIDSYIGQVQAAIQSKFYDSDTFKGRTCDIHIKIMSDGTLVSATAAGGDAALCQAAINAARMARMPKPPSAEVYQAVKDATLEFKP, from the coding sequence GTGTCGAAGGCAACCGAGCAAAACGATAAGTTAAAACGAGCGATTATCTTTTCAGTCATCCTGCATGTGCTTGTCATTGCGGTACTGATCTGGAGCTCTTTTGACGAACACATCGACGCGAGCAGCGGCGGTGGCGGTGGTGATATCGATGCCGTCATGGTCGATCCTGGTGCGATCGTTGATCAGTATAATCGGCAGCAGAATCAGCAAAGCGACAGTAAGCGGGCTGACAATCAGCGTAAGAAGCAGGCGCAACAGCAGGCTGAAGAGCTGCAACAGAAGCAGGCCGCTGAGCAACAGCGTTTGAAAGAGCTGGAAAAAGAGCGTCTGCAAGCCCAGCAGGATGCGAAGCAGCAAGCGGCTGCGCAGGCTGCCGAGCAGAAGCAGGCTCAGGACGCGGCGAAGCAGGCACAGGAAGAGCAAAAGCAGGCTGAAATGGCCGCCGCTAAAGCGAAGTCCGATGCCAAAGCGCAGGCTGATGCTCAGGCTAAATCGGCCGCTGAAGCACAGAAAAAAGCGGAAGCAGAGGCCAAACAGGCAGCTGCCGATGCACAGAAAAAAGCCGAAGCCGAAGCCAAAAAAGTGGCAGCCGAAGCTAAAAAGCAGGCTGACGCTGAGGCCAAAGAAGCTGCCGCTGAAGCCGCCAAGGTAAAAGCGGCCGCCGATGCGAAGGCGAAAGCCACCGCAGACGCGAAAGCCAAAGCGGCGGAAGAGGCTAAAGAAGCGAAAGCTGCTGCCGCGAAAGAAGCCGCAGAAGCGAAAGAGAAAGCCGCTGAAGAGGCGAAAGCCAAAGCAGAGGCTTCTGCAAAAGCGAAAGCAGACGCCGCGGCGAAAGCCAAAGCCGCTGCCGACGCCAAGAAAAAAGCCGCCGCTGATGCCGCAAAAGACACCAGCGATGTGGACGATTTACTGGGAGGACTCAGCTCTGGCAAGAACGCGCCGAAGCAGGGTAAATCCGGTGGCGCTGCCGCAGGGCAGGGTAATCAGAAAAAAGCGGGCGCATCAGGGGCTGCAATTGATAGTTATATAGGCCAGGTTCAGGCGGCTATCCAGAGTAAGTTCTATGATTCGGACACGTTCAAAGGCAGGACGTGTGATATTCACATCAAGATCATGTCCGATGGCACCTTAGTTTCCGCCACTGCGGCTGGAGGCGATGCTGCACTGTGTCAGGCGGCAATTAATGCTGCCCGCATGGCAAGAATGCCTAAACCGCCGAGTGCGGAAGTTTATCAGGCAGTTAAAGATGCAACGTTAGAATTCAAGCCATAA
- the ybgC gene encoding tol-pal system-associated acyl-CoA thioesterase: MSTTLFRWPVRVYYEDTDAGGVVYHASYVAFYERARTEMLRQHHFNQQALLEQQVAFVVRRITVDYLAAARLDDLLEVQCEVVSMTRTTMTFAQRIVNAEGRTLNEAEVLIACINPHLMKPIALPKSIVAEFKQ; the protein is encoded by the coding sequence GTGAGTACAACGCTGTTTCGATGGCCGGTTCGTGTCTACTACGAAGACACCGATGCCGGTGGTGTGGTTTACCATGCCAGCTATGTCGCGTTTTATGAACGGGCACGAACTGAGATGTTGCGCCAGCACCATTTCAACCAACAGGCTTTGCTGGAACAGCAGGTCGCGTTTGTCGTGCGTCGGATTACGGTCGATTACCTTGCGGCTGCCCGCCTTGACGATCTTCTCGAGGTGCAGTGTGAAGTGGTAAGTATGACCAGAACGACCATGACTTTCGCACAACGTATTGTGAATGCAGAAGGACGGACGCTGAACGAAGCGGAAGTGCTGATCGCCTGCATCAATCCACATCTAATGAAGCCCATTGCGCTTCCCAAGTCTATTGTCGCGGAGTTCAAGCAGTGA
- the tolR gene encoding colicin uptake protein TolR, producing the protein MARTRGRGGRREMKSEINIVPLLDVLLVLLLIFMATAPIITQSVEVDLPDATDSKTVSSDDNPPVIVEVAGVGQYSLVVDHDRMEQLPPEQVVAEAQRRIEANPKTVFLIGGAKDVPYDEIIKALNLLHQAGVKSVGLMTQPI; encoded by the coding sequence ATGGCCAGAACTCGTGGTCGCGGCGGTCGCCGTGAGATGAAGTCCGAGATCAACATTGTTCCACTGCTGGACGTTTTGCTGGTGCTGCTGCTGATTTTCATGGCAACCGCACCGATCATTACCCAGAGCGTGGAAGTGGATCTGCCGGATGCGACAGATTCAAAAACTGTTTCCAGTGACGATAATCCGCCAGTGATCGTAGAAGTGGCGGGCGTGGGACAGTACAGCCTGGTGGTCGATCACGATCGGATGGAGCAGCTGCCACCTGAGCAGGTAGTCGCTGAAGCTCAGCGCCGTATTGAGGCGAATCCGAAGACGGTATTCCTGATCGGTGGGGCAAAAGATGTGCCTTACGACGAGATCATTAAGGCGCTCAACTTGCTGCATCAGGCAGGCGTTAAGTCTGTCGGATTAATGACGCAGCCGATTTAA
- the tolB gene encoding Tol-Pal system beta propeller repeat protein TolB: protein MKQAFRVAMSFLLLFVAVAHAEVRIEITQGVNTARPIGVVPFKWAGPGAAPEDIGGIVAADLRNSGKFNPLDRSRLPQQPTTAAEVQPAAWTALGIDAVVVGQVQPGADGSYLVSYQLVDTSGNPGAILAQNQYKVTKQWLRYAAHTASDEAFEKLTGIKGAFRTRIAYVVQTNGGQFPYELRVSDYDGYNQNTVHRSPQPLMSPAWSKDGSKLAYVTFESGKSALVVQTLANGAIKQVASFPRHNGAPAFSPDGTKLAFALSKTGSLNLYVMDLASGQINQLTDGRYNSTEPTWFPDSQSLAYTSDQAGRPQIYKISASGGTAQRLTWEGGQNQDADVSSDGKSLVMISTNGGAQHVARQDLETGAVQQLTDTFLDETPSLAPNGTMVIYSSTQGMGSVLQLVSTDGRFKARLPATDGQVKFPAWSPYL from the coding sequence ATGAAGCAGGCATTTCGTGTAGCAATGAGTTTTTTACTGCTGTTTGTCGCTGTAGCGCATGCAGAAGTTCGCATTGAAATTACCCAGGGTGTGAACACCGCGCGTCCAATTGGCGTGGTCCCATTCAAATGGGCCGGCCCGGGTGCCGCACCTGAAGATATCGGTGGCATCGTTGCCGCTGATTTACGCAACAGTGGTAAATTCAACCCGTTAGATCGTTCACGTCTGCCTCAGCAGCCAACCACAGCAGCTGAAGTTCAGCCTGCTGCCTGGACCGCGCTGGGTATCGATGCCGTGGTTGTCGGTCAGGTTCAGCCTGGCGCCGACGGCAGCTACCTGGTTTCTTACCAGCTGGTGGATACCTCGGGTAATCCGGGTGCCATTCTGGCTCAGAACCAGTATAAGGTGACCAAACAGTGGTTACGTTATGCGGCGCATACTGCCAGTGATGAAGCCTTTGAGAAGCTGACCGGCATTAAAGGGGCTTTCCGCACCCGTATTGCGTATGTCGTGCAGACCAACGGCGGTCAGTTCCCGTATGAACTGCGCGTCTCTGACTACGACGGTTACAACCAGAACACCGTGCACCGTTCACCACAGCCGCTGATGTCTCCGGCCTGGTCTAAAGACGGCAGCAAGCTGGCTTACGTGACCTTCGAAAGCGGTAAATCAGCCCTGGTCGTGCAGACTCTGGCGAACGGCGCGATCAAACAGGTTGCTTCCTTCCCGCGTCACAACGGTGCACCGGCCTTCTCCCCAGACGGGACGAAGTTAGCCTTTGCGCTGTCCAAGACCGGTAGCCTGAATCTGTACGTGATGGACCTGGCGTCAGGCCAGATCAATCAGCTGACAGACGGTCGTTATAACAGTACTGAACCCACCTGGTTCCCGGACAGCCAGAGCCTGGCTTACACTTCGGATCAGGCAGGTCGTCCACAAATTTATAAAATCAGTGCAAGTGGCGGTACCGCACAGCGTCTGACCTGGGAAGGCGGACAGAATCAGGATGCGGACGTGAGCTCTGATGGTAAATCACTGGTGATGATTAGCACCAACGGCGGTGCTCAACACGTCGCCAGACAAGATCTGGAAACGGGAGCCGTTCAACAATTAACGGACACGTTCCTGGATGAAACGCCAAGCCTCGCACCAAATGGCACCATGGTAATCTACAGCTCTACTCAGGGTATGGGATCCGTATTGCAGTTGGTTTCGACTGATGGGCGTTTCAAAGCGCGTCTTCCGGCAACTGATGGACAGGTAAAATTCCCTGCCTGGTCGCCGTATCTGTGA
- the pal gene encoding peptidoglycan-associated lipoprotein Pal: protein MQLNKVLKGLMLALPVIAVAACSSHKNNNNDQTNGMGDGANANSGMNSGNMSSDEQARLQMQELQKNNIVYFGLDKYDIQSEFAQMLDAHANFLRSNPSYKVTVEGHADERGTPEYNIALGERRATAVKMYLQGKGVSADQISIVSYGKEKPAVLGHDESAYAKNRRAVLVY from the coding sequence ATGCAACTGAACAAAGTGCTGAAAGGCTTAATGCTGGCACTGCCAGTAATCGCAGTGGCTGCTTGTAGCTCACACAAAAACAATAACAACGACCAGACCAATGGTATGGGCGATGGCGCTAACGCTAATAGCGGCATGAACAGCGGCAACATGTCATCTGATGAGCAGGCTCGCCTGCAGATGCAGGAACTGCAGAAAAACAACATCGTTTACTTCGGCCTGGACAAGTATGACATCCAGTCTGAGTTCGCACAGATGCTGGATGCTCACGCTAACTTCCTGCGTAGCAACCCATCTTACAAAGTGACTGTTGAAGGTCATGCGGATGAGCGCGGTACACCAGAGTACAACATCGCCCTGGGCGAACGTCGTGCTACTGCTGTTAAAATGTACCTGCAGGGTAAAGGTGTTTCTGCTGACCAGATCTCTATCGTTTCTTACGGTAAAGAGAAGCCAGCTGTACTGGGTCATGACGAATCAGCGTATGCTAAAAACCGTCGTGCCGTACTGGTATACTAA
- the cpoB gene encoding cell division protein CpoB, whose translation MISNFRLHVLGLSLLVGVAAPWAANAQASISNVGSGSVEDRVTTLERISNAQAQLLQQLQQQLSDSQRDVDSLRGQIQENQYQMNQMTERQKSMYQQIDTLSNGGGNANAQAQGASGDAAAAAGGAAADNAANGNSAASGASAAPVQSGDANTDYNAAVALVLEKKQNEQAISAFQAFVKKYPDSTYQPNANYWLGQLNYNKGKKDDAAYYFATVVKNYPKSPKSPDALYKVGVIMQEKGDTAKAKAVYQQVSKLYPNSDAAKNAAKRAAAL comes from the coding sequence ATGATTAGTAACTTCAGACTTCACGTGTTGGGTCTGTCGTTACTGGTTGGCGTAGCGGCCCCCTGGGCCGCTAATGCCCAGGCGTCAATCAGTAACGTTGGCTCAGGCTCGGTCGAAGACCGTGTCACAACTCTTGAGCGTATCTCCAATGCTCAGGCGCAACTTCTTCAGCAACTTCAGCAACAGCTCTCCGACTCACAGCGCGATGTCGACTCACTCCGTGGTCAGATTCAAGAAAATCAGTACCAAATGAATCAGATGACTGAGCGTCAGAAAAGCATGTACCAGCAGATTGATACGCTAAGCAATGGCGGTGGTAATGCCAACGCACAGGCTCAGGGTGCTTCTGGTGATGCCGCCGCTGCTGCCGGTGGTGCTGCAGCCGATAATGCCGCAAACGGCAACAGCGCAGCGTCAGGGGCCTCTGCGGCACCTGTACAAAGCGGGGATGCCAACACTGATTACAACGCTGCGGTCGCGCTGGTTCTTGAAAAGAAACAGAACGAACAGGCAATCAGTGCATTTCAGGCTTTTGTGAAGAAATATCCGGATTCCACTTATCAGCCCAATGCCAATTACTGGTTGGGACAGTTGAATTACAACAAAGGCAAGAAAGACGACGCGGCGTATTATTTCGCTACTGTGGTCAAAAACTACCCGAAATCACCAAAGAGTCCTGATGCGTTGTATAAGGTTGGGGTGATCATGCAGGAGAAGGGCGACACGGCGAAAGCCAAAGCCGTTTACCAGCAAGTGTCCAAACTTTATCCAAACAGTGATGCAGCGAAAAATGCCGCAAAACGG
- the tolQ gene encoding Tol-Pal system protein TolQ encodes MNILDLFLKASLLVKLIMLILIGFSIASWAIIIQRTRILNAAGRDADAFEDKFWSGIELSRLYQESQARRDELGGSEQIFYSGFKEFARLHRANNHAPEAVVEGATRAMRISLNREMEALENHIPFLGTVGSISPYIGLFGTVWGIMHAFIALGAVKQATLQMVAPGIAEALIATAIGLFAAIPAVMAYNRLNQRVNKLEQNYDNFMEEFTAILHRQAFSSENTK; translated from the coding sequence ATGAACATTCTTGATTTGTTCCTGAAGGCGAGCCTTCTGGTCAAACTTATCATGTTGATTTTGATTGGTTTTTCTATCGCCTCATGGGCAATCATTATTCAACGCACGCGCATCCTGAATGCCGCCGGGCGTGATGCTGATGCATTCGAAGACAAGTTCTGGTCGGGGATCGAACTGTCTCGCCTGTATCAGGAAAGCCAGGCCCGTCGTGACGAGCTCGGGGGCTCTGAACAAATTTTCTATTCGGGCTTTAAAGAGTTTGCCCGACTGCACCGTGCCAATAACCATGCGCCAGAAGCGGTGGTTGAAGGCGCAACGCGTGCGATGCGCATCTCGCTGAACCGTGAAATGGAAGCGCTGGAAAACCACATTCCCTTCCTGGGAACCGTGGGCTCCATCAGTCCTTATATCGGTCTGTTCGGTACCGTCTGGGGCATCATGCATGCCTTTATCGCGCTGGGCGCGGTGAAGCAGGCCACCTTGCAGATGGTTGCGCCGGGTATTGCAGAAGCGCTGATCGCCACGGCTATCGGTCTGTTTGCGGCGATCCCCGCTGTTATGGCTTACAACCGCCTTAATCAGCGCGTGAATAAGCTGGAACAGAATTACGATAACTTTATGGAAGAGTTCACGGCTATTCTGCATCGTCAGGCGTTCTCCAGCGAGAACACCAAGTAA